The following are from one region of the Oenanthe melanoleuca isolate GR-GAL-2019-014 unplaced genomic scaffold, OMel1.0 S110, whole genome shotgun sequence genome:
- the FZD2 gene encoding frizzled-2 — protein MGPPGVLPALAWLLAGLSVPAPSRAQLHGEKGISIPDHGFCQPISIPLCTDIAYNQTIMPNLLGHTNQEDAGLEVHQFYPLVKVQCSLELKFFLCSMYAPVCTVLEQAIPPCRSICERARQGCEALMNKFGFQWPERLRCENFPRHGAEQICVGQNHSEDGGSPALLTSATPLAGQGTPGAPRYATLDHPFHCPRALKVPSYLNYKFLGEKDCAAPCEPTRPDGHMFFNEDEIRFARIWILIWSVLCCASTFFTVTTYLVDMQRFRYPERPIIFLSGCYTMVSVAYIAGFVLEERVVCNERFQEDGYRTVVQGTKKEGCTILFMMLYFFSMASSIWWVILSLTWFLAAGMKWGHEAIEANSQYFHLAAWAVPAVKTITILAMGQIDGDLLSGVCFVGLNNIDPLRGFVLAPLFVYLFIGTSFLLAGFVSLFRIRTIMKHGGTKTEKLERLMVRIGVFSVLYTVPATIVIACYFYEQAFREHWERSWISQNCKSLAIPCPLHFTPRMTPDFTVYMIKYLMTLIVGITSGFWIWSGKTLHSWRKFYTRLTNSKQGETTV, from the coding sequence CTTCTGCCAGCCCATCTCCATCCCGCTCTGCACCGACATCGCCTACAACCAGACCATCATGCCCAACCTGCTGGGTCACACCAACCAGGAGGACGCAGGCCTGGAGGTCCACCAGTTCTACCCGCTGGTGAAGGTGCAGTGCTCGCTGGAGCTGAAGTTCTTCCTGTGCTCCATGTACGCGCCGGTGTGCACGGTGCTGGAGCAGGCCATCCCGCCGTGCCGCTCCATCTGCGAGCGTGCGCGCCAGGGCTGCGAGGCCCTCATGAACAAATTTGGCTTCCAGTGGCCGGAGCGGTTGCGATGTGAGAACTTCCCCCGGCACGGCGCCGAGCAGATCTGTGTGGGGCAGAACCACTCGGAGGACGGCggctccccagcactgctgaccaGTGCCACACCGCTGGCCGGCCAGGGCACCCCCGGCGCCCCCCGCTATGCCACCCTCGACCACCCCTTCCACTGCCCACGGGCGCTGAAGGTGCCCAGCTACCTCAACTACAAGTTCCTGGGGGAGAAGGACTGCGCGGCGCCCTGCGAGCCCACCCGTCCCGATGGCCACATGTTCTTCAACGAGGACGAGATCCGCTTCGCCCGCATCTGGATCCTCATCTGGTCcgtcctgtgctgtgcctccaCGTTCTTCACCGTCACCACCTACCTGGTGGACATGCAGCGGTTCCGCTACCCTGAGCGACCCATCATCTTCCTCTCGGGGTGCTACACCATGGTGTCAGTAGCCTACATTGCTGGCTTCGTGCTGGAGGAGAGGGTGGTCTGCAACGAGCGCTTCCAGGAGGACGGCTACCGAACTGTGGTGCAGGGCACTAAGAAGGAGGGCTGCACCATCCTCTTCATGATGCTCTACTTCTTCAGCATGGCCAGCTCCATCTGGTGGGTCATTCTCTCCCTCACCTGGTTCCTGGCCGCTGGCATGAAGTGGGGCCACGAGGCCATCGAGGCCAACTCCCAGTACTTCCACTTGGCCGCCTGGGCAGTGCCGGCCGTCAAGACCATCACCATCCTGGCCATGGGGCAGATCGATGGGGACCTGCTGAGCGGTGTCTGCTTCGTGGGCCTCAACAACATCGACCCTCTGCGGGGCTTCGTGCTGGCCCCGCTCTTCGTCTACCTCTTCATCGGCACCTCCTTCCTCCTGGCCGGCTTCGTCTCCCTGTTCCGCATCCGCACCATCATGAAGCACGGCGGCACCAAGACGGAGAAGCTGGAGCGGCTCATGGTTCGCATCGGGGTCTTCAGCGTCCTCTACACCGTCCCGGCCACCATTGTCATCGCCTGCTACTTCTACGAGCAGGCGTTCCGCGAGCACTGGGAGCGCAGCTGGATCAGCCAGAACTGCAAGAGCTTGGCCATCCCCTGCCCGCTGCACTTCACCCCCCGCATGACCCCCGACTTCACCGTCTACATGATCAAGTATCTCATGACTCTGATCGTGGGCATCACCTCCGGGTTCTGGATATGGTCGGGCAAAACCCTGCACTCCTGGAGGAAGTTCTACACTCGGCTCACCAACAGCAAGCAGGGCGAGACCACGGTGTGa